In one Trichosurus vulpecula isolate mTriVul1 chromosome 8, mTriVul1.pri, whole genome shotgun sequence genomic region, the following are encoded:
- the LOC118829776 gene encoding olfactory receptor 4F3/4F16/4F29-like produces the protein MILSCIVNPKMISDMFSKHKFISFGDCVSQIFFIHAVGATEMVPLIAMAFDHYIAIHKALNYLTIMNLRVCISIVIIFWTIEISHSFFQLAFVIQLPFCGPNKLDSFYCDLPRFIRLACTDTYRLQFLIIADSGFISLGAFFILIISYIVILIAFWQHSSEGSPKALSTLSAHISMVILFFGPCIFVYMWPFPTFPVDKYLALFDSNVTPFLSPTIYTLRNKEMKVSMKRLWSQLIRSPSMS, from the coding sequence ATGATTCTTTCCTGCATTGTGAACCCCAAGATGATTAGTGACATGTTCAGTAAGCATAAATTCATTTCATTTGGAGACTGTGTTTCTCAGATCTTCTTTATTCATGCTGTTGGAGCTACTGAAATGGTGCCTCTCATAGCCATGGCCTTTGACCACTATATTGCAATACATAAGGCTCTCAACTACCTGACTATTATGAACCTTAGAGTCTGCATATCTATTGTGATAATTTTCTGGACAATTGAAATCTCTCACTCCTTCTTCCAATTGGCCTTTGTGATTCAGTTGCCTTTCTGTGGTCCTAACAAATTGGACAGCTTTTACTGTGACCTTCCTCGGTTCATTAGACTTGCCTGCACAGACACTTACAGACTGCAGTTCCTGATTATTGCCGATAGTGGATTCATCTCTCTGGGAGCCTTCTTCATTTTGATCATTTCCTACATTGTCATCCTGATTGCTTTCTGGCAGCACTCTTCTGAGGGTTCACCAAAGGCACTCTCTACACTGTCAGCTCACATCTCTATGGTGATCTTATTCTTTGGTCCATGCATCTTTGTCTATATGTGGCCGTTTCCCACATTTCCGGTGGACAAATATCTTGCCCTGTTTGACTCAAACGTCACTCCTTTTCTGAGCCCCACCATCTACAcattaagaaacaaagaaatgaaagtgtCAATGAAGAGACTGTGGAGTCAGCTCATAAGATCCCCAAGTATGTCTTAA